In a single window of the Gadus macrocephalus chromosome 6, ASM3116895v1 genome:
- the tbc1d10aa gene encoding TBC1 domain family member 10A, with amino-acid sequence MARIENGRQSIDTRSIRTISSSHTHIDDESSFGSDSELNGFVSERHTDKYGFIGGAQKYSEESAQDVPPEVLRQREVKWLDMLGHWDKWMVKRHDKVRLRCQKGIPPALRGRAWLYLSGGKVKREQNQGKFQELDSEAGDPKWLDVIEKDLHRQFPFHEMFVSRGGHGQQDLFRVLKAYTLYRPEEGYCQAQAPIAAVLLMNMPAEDAFWVLVQICEKYLPGYYSPGLEAIQLDGEILYALLRRVCPLAYRHLEKHKMDPILYMTEWFMCAFSRTLPWASVLRVWDMFLCDGVKIIFRVGLVLLKCMLGSREKLKACQGQYETMELLRALEPRYMQEGFLAREIVEVPVSARDIEREHHSQLKRWKKNRGELNFKSPPRMHGARVIMLAEPPRRQDLQQNPTIVVPVPPPTPQMKKAPKSREERSSIKKKKSGRKSSQTPEPIPNPYPIMEEPPPQAPPLLFTETHPASQPLLTEPLPSQPLPTEPLPSQPLPTEPLPSQPLPTEPLPSQPLPSQTLPTQPLLTEPLTTQPLPTQPPPTLPLPTQPLLTEPLPTQPLLTEPLPSQPPPTLPLPSQPPPTLPLPSQPPPTLPLPSQPLPLAQPEPPLPPTAEPLPTPGPDPAQPQQTPPIEPPLAAKESLLQRSTHSLSSTEQDTYL; translated from the exons ATGGCCAGGATAGAGAACGGTCGTCAGTCGATCGATACGAGGAGCATCAGAACGATCAGCAGCAGCCACACGCACATCGACGACGAGAGCTCCTTCGGCTCCGACTCGGAGCTCAACGGCTTCGTCAGCGAGCGGCACACCGACAAGTACGGCTTCATCGGCGGGGCACAGAAGTACTCCGAGGAGTC GGCCCAGGACGTGCCTCCAGAAGTGCTCAGGCAGAGAGAGGTGAAATGGCTGGACATGCTCGGCCATTGGGACAAATGGATGGTCAAGCGTCACGACAAG GTGAGGCTGCGCTGCCAGAAGGGGATTCCCCCGGCCCTGAGGGGCCGCGCCTGGCTCTACCTGTCCGGGGGGAAGGTGAAGAGGGAGCAGAACCAGGGGAAGTTCCAG GAGCTGGATAGCGAGGCAGGTGACCCCAAGTGGCTGGATGTGATCGAGAAGGACCTGCACCGCCAGTTTCCCTTCCACGAGATGTTTGTGTCGCGCGGAGGCCACGG gcagcaGGACCTGTTCCGTGTCCTGAAGGCCTACACTCTGTACCGGCCGGAGGAGGGCTACTGCCAGGCCCAGGCCCCCATCGCCGCTGTGCTCCTCATGAACATGCCTGCCGAG GACGCCTTCTGGGTGCTGGTCCAGATCTGTGAGAAGTATCTCCCTGGCTACTACAGCCCCGGCCTG GAAGCCATCCAGCTGGACGGGGAGATCCTGTACGCCCTGCTGCGCCGCGTCTGTCCGCTGGCCTACCGCCACCTGGAGAAGCACAAGATGGACCCCATCCTCTACATGACGGAGTGGTTCATGTGCGCCTTCTCCAGAACGCTGCCCTGGGCCTCGGTGCTGCGCGTCTGGGACATGTTCCTCTGtgacg GGGTGAAGATCATATTCAGAGTGGGCCTGGTGCTGCTGAAGTGCATGCTGGGAAGCCGTGAGAAGCTGAAGGCCTGCCAGGGCCAGTACGAGACCATGGAGCTGCTGCGAGCCCTGGAGCCCCGCTACATGCAGGAGGGCTTCCTGGCCCGGGAG aTCGTGGAGGTCCCCGTGTCGGCGCGGGACATCGAGCGGGAGCACCACTCCCAGCTGAAGCGCTGGAAGAAGAACCGCGGCGAGCTGAACTTCAAGTCCCCGCCCCGGATGCATGGCGCCCGCGTCATCATGTTGGCGGAGCCGCCGCGGCGCCAGGACCTGCAGCAGAACCCCACCATCGTGGTGCCGGTGCCCCCGCCCACGCCCCAGATGAAGAAGGCCCCCAAAAGCCGGGAGGAGCGGAGCAGcatcaagaagaagaagagcggCCGCAAGTCCTCCCAGACCCCGGAGCCCATCCCCAACCCGTACCCCATCAtggaggagccccccccccaggccccgccTCTGCTCTTTACCGAGACACACCCAGCCTCCCAGCCACTCCTCActgagcccctcccctcccagccaCTCCCCaccgagcccctcccctcccagccaCTCCCCaccgagcccctcccctcccagccaCTCCCCaccgagcccctcccctcccagcccctcccctcccagacACTCCCCACCCAGCCCCTCCTCACTGAGCCCCTCACAACCCAGCCCctccccacccagcccccccccactctgccaCTCCCCACCCAGCCACTCCTCACTGAGCCCCTCCCCACCCAGCCACTCCTCActgagcccctcccctcccagcccccccccactctgcccctcccctcccagcccccccccactctgcccctcccctcccagcccccccccactctgcccctcccctcccagcccctccccctagcCCAGCCGGAGCCCCCGCTCCCCCCTACAGCAGAACCGTTGCCCACGCCGGGGCCTGACCCTGCCCAGCCGCAGCAGACACCCCCAATAGAACCCCCGCTCGCTGCCAAAGAATCCCTCCTCCAGAGGTCCACCCACAGCCTGAGCAGCACGGAGCAGGACACCTACCTGTAG